The Coccidioides posadasii str. Silveira chromosome 3, complete sequence genome contains a region encoding:
- the SUB9 gene encoding Secreted subtilisin-like serine protease sub9 (SECRETED:SignalP(1-20)~EggNog:ENOG410Q55T~COG:O~MEROPS:MER0005078): protein MGFLSSAILLLITAFPAAQAGEMINAAAGATDVIPDSYIVVMNEGISESDFESHRTWATSMNSKSRKRAGAFSGVSRTWSATGMKGYSGSFARETIEQIANNSAVAYVEPDRMVNITAFVTQRNAPSYGLGRISNKRPGNRDYIFDESAGRGITIYGVDTGIDIRHPEFEGRATWGTNEINDVNQDENGHGTHTAGTFAGRNFGVAKRANIVAVKVLNAEGSGSTSGIISGINWCVDHARRNNILGRAVMNLSLGGTGARAFNQVATNAANAGIFLAVAAGNDGEDAANTSPASARGVCTVSASTERDTRADFSNFGSVVDIYAPGDQIPSVFPNNARRVLSGTSMAAPHVAGVGAYLMALEGISSGQVCNRIKRLSQPRIRNPGRDTTNRLLYNNSGV, encoded by the exons ATGGGATTCCTCTCCAGCGCCATTCTCCTTTTAATCACGGCATTCCCTGCCGCCCAGGCAGGTGAGATGATCAATGCCGCCGCCGGCGCTACCGACGTCATTCCAGATTCGTACATAGTTGTCATGAATGAAGGAATTTCTGAATCCGACTTCGAATCACACAGAACTTGGGCCACGAGTATGAATAGTAAGTCCCGGAAGCGTGCAGGAGCGTTTAGCGGTGTATCTCGCACTTGGAGCGCGACTGGGATGAAAGGTTATAGCGGCTCTTTTGCCCGGGAGACGATCGAGCAAATAGCAAATAACTCTGCT GTGGCGTATGTTGAGCCAGACCGAATGGTGAATATTACCGCCTTCGTCACCCAGAGGAATGCTCCCTCTTATGGACTGGGACGAATCTCTAACAAGAGGCCTGGTAACCGTGACTATATCTTTGATGAATCCGCCGGTCGGGGAATCACCATCTATGGGGTTGATACGGGTATTGATATTCGGCACCCTGAGTTCGAGGGACGCGCTACTTGGGGTACCAATGAGATTAACGATGTCAACCAAGATGAAAACGGTCACGGAACTCATACCGCCGGGACCTTTGCCGGGAGAAACTTCGGCGTGGCCAAGAGAGCTAACATCGTTGCTGTTAAAGTGCTCAATGCCGAAGGCAGTGGGAGTACTAGCGGCATCATTAGCGGTATCAACTGGTGTGTAGACCATGCCAGACGAAACAACATCCTCGGGAGGGCCGTTATGAACCTTAGCTTGGGTGGAACCGGGGCACGTGCGTTCAACCAGGTTGCTACAAATGCAGCAAACGCCGGTATCTTTCTTGCAGTTGCAGCCGGTAACGATGGG GAAGACGCAGCGAATACCTCACCCGCCTCGGCTCGTGGGGTATGCACGGTTTCAGCGAGCACAGAAAGAGACACTCGGGCGGACTTTTCCAATTTTGGGAGTGTTG TGGATATCTACGCACCGGGCGACCAAATCCCCTCCGTGTTCCCTAACAATGCGAGACGGGTTTTGTCTGGCACATCCATGGCTGCTCCCCATGTTGCTGGCGTGGGAGCTTACTTAATGGCCCTTGAAGGAATTTCCTCAGGCCAAGTCTGCAACCGGATCAAGCGCCTATCACAGCCTCGAATTCGCAACCCCGGACGAGACACCACAAACCGGTTGCTGTATAACAATAGTGGCGTGTAA
- a CDS encoding uncharacterized protein (SECRETED:SignalP(1-16)~EggNog:ENOG410PKUK~COG:E~MEROPS:MER0003908) has product MKSLAVLSTLVASALAAAVPNVNYSGYKVVRIPTEQSNHAKVVDIIKTLKLDTWKYPKAAGSDADIVIPPNQLSAFNKAIAGLKTEIMHEDLGASIESESTHSSAFKAGSYATAPDSEWFMDYHSFDDHMNWLNELQSQHSSNSEIVSVGNSYENRPIQGIHIWGAEQGKPAVVWHGTTHAREWITTMVVEYMAASLLSNSSAADATVQAMLDSYDFYIFPVANPDGFVFTQTRDRMWRKNRTPNQGACPGTDLNRNWPYMWEGSGSSPDPCDETYRGAQPGDAPETQLWLEYLPRLVESQGVKQYIDWHSYSQLFMTR; this is encoded by the exons ATGAAGTCGCTCGCTGTTCTGTCGACGCTCGTGGCGTCTGCTCTCGCCGCAGCCGTCCCCAATGTAAACTACAGCGGATACAAAGTTGTTCGCATCCCAACTGAACAAAGCAACCACGCCAAGGTTGTCGATATCATTAAAACCCTGAAGCTGGATACATGGAAATATCCCAAAGCTGCCGGCTCCGATGCAGATATTGTTATCCCACCAAACCAGCTTTCGGCCTTCAACAAGGCCATCGCTGGCCTCAAGACAGAGATTATGCACGAGGATCTCGGAGCCTCTATCGAGAGTGAATCCACTCACTCTAGTGCTTTCAAAG CTGGATCATATGCAACCGCTCCCGACTCCGAGTGGTTCATGGATTATCACAGCTTTGATGACCACATGAACTGGCTCAACGAGCTCCAGAGCCAGCATTCCTCGAACTCCGAGATTGTCAGTGTTGGAAACAGCTACGAGAACCGCCCTATCCAGGGAATCCATATTTGGGGAGCTGAACAAGGAAAACCTGCTGTGGTTTGGCACGGAACTACCCATGCCCGTGAATGGATCACCACCATG GTTGTGGAATATATGGCTGCCAGCCTTTTGAGCAATTCCAGTGCTGCCGACGCTACAGTGCAAGCCATGCTTGACAGCTATGATTTCTACATCTTCCCCGTTGCTAACCCAGACG GATTCGTCTTCACCCAAACCCGTGACCGCATGTGGCGCAAGAACCGTACCCCTAACCAGGGTGCTTGCCCCGGTACTGATCTGAACCGCAACTGGCCCTACATGTGGGAAGGAAGCGGCTCATCTCCAGATCCTTGCGATGAAACTTACAGAG GAGCCCAGCCCGGTGACGCCCCAGAGACCCAACTTTGGCTCGAATACCTTCCGAGACTTGTAGAGAGCCAGGGTGTAAAACAATACATCGACTGGCACTCCTACTCTCAGCTCTTCATGACTCGTTAG